One segment of Trachemys scripta elegans isolate TJP31775 chromosome 1, CAS_Tse_1.0, whole genome shotgun sequence DNA contains the following:
- the LOC117871379 gene encoding zinc finger protein OZF-like (The sequence of the model RefSeq protein was modified relative to this genomic sequence to represent the inferred CDS: added 47 bases not found in genome assembly): MDVLDSARRRTTRKNSTGDWAAKAVKEEGPGEDHTKELEAPWVLAGKLYKNPLTPGSQAGSGHDAPAECTRALGKHSARASQPRSPAGELVLACGDCGWRFGDVASLGEHEQSHAAERTFICTDCGKSFGRHATLVEHQRGHTAESVFVCTDCGKSFTHKAALTVHQRTHVRQRPYRCAQCDGAYGSHAELAAHQQAHARPAVASEEGAELAAPLRAPEAEKPFPCIDCGDSFRSHPALLSHQRIHAEERPYKCTKCGKSFCFHAELASHQLCHPKERWFPCSTCERRFSSKTDLILHERTHPESKWCLCADCGKIFACQADLSRHRASHAAKVHACPECSKAFSYLTDLIMHQRSHAERLISCNKCGKGFGSRTDLLIHQRMHGDSQSFTCTQCGKAFGSRTDLITHQRSHAERLVYCNKCGKSFGSRTDLLIHQRVHGESRSFTCTQCSKAFGSRTDLIMHQRSHRDRQSYSCAECGRVYSNQSYLVAHQRIHTGEKPYKCAECGRSFSHKYHLGRHQRTHAGGTPPMY; the protein is encoded by the coding sequence cacagGTGACTGGGCTGCGAAAGCCGTTAAGGAAGAAGGTCCGGGAGAGGACCATACCAAGGAGCTGGAGGCTCCCTGGGTGCTGGCAGGGAAGCTCTACAAGAACCCTCTGACCCccgggagccaggcagggagcgggCATGACGCTCCCGCTGAGTGTACCAGGGCCCTTGGGAAGCACAGCGCCCGGGCCTCCCAGCCGAGGAGCCCCGCGGGGGAGCTGGTGTTGGCTTGCGGCGACTGCGGGTGGCGGTTTGGAGATGTGGCGTCCCTGGGCGAGCACGAGCAAAGCCACGCGGCGGAGCGCACCTTCATCTGCACCGACTGCGGCAAGAGCTTCGGGCGGCACGCCACCCTGGTGGAGCACCAGCGCGGCCACACGGCGGAGAGCGTCTTCGTCTGCACCGACTGCGGCAAGAGCTTCACCCACAAGGCAGCACTCACCGTGCACCAGCGCACCCACGTCCGCCAGCGCCCCTACCGCTGCGCCCAGTGTGACGGCGCCTATGGCTCCCACGCCGAGCTGGCCGCCCACCAGCAGGCCCACGCCAGGCCGGCCGTGGCCTCGGAGGAAGGTGCTGAGCTGGCCGCGCCCCTGCGGGCCCCCGAGGCTGAGAAGCCCTTCCCCTGCATCGACTGCGGCGACAGCTTCCGCTCGCACCCCGCCCTGCTGAGCCACCAGCGCATCCACGCCGAGGAGCGGCCCTACAAGTGCACCAAGTGCGGCAAGAGCTTCTGCTTCCACGCCGAGCTGGCGTCGCACCAGCTGTGCCACCCCAAGGAGCGCTGGTTCCCGTGCAGCACCTGCGAGCGGCGCTTCAGCTCCAAGACCGACCTGATCCTGCACGAGCGCACCCACCCCGAGTCCAAATGGTGCCTGTGTGCAGACTGCGGCAAGATCTTCGCCTGCCAGGCTGACCTCAGCCGGCACCGGGCCAGCCACGCTGCCAAAGTGCACGCCTGCCCCGAGTGCAGCaaagccttcagctacctgaccGACCTCATCATGCACCAGCGCTCGCACGCCGAGAGGCTCATCTCCTGCAACAAGTGTGGCAAGGGCTTCGGCTCCCGCACCGACCTCCTGATTCACCAGCGCATGCATGGCGACAGCCAGTCTTTCACCTGCACTCAATGCGGCAAAGCCTTCGGCTCCCGCACTGACCTCATCACGCACCAGCGCTCGCACGCCGAGAGGCTCGTCTACTGCAACAAGTGCGGCAAGAGCTTCGGCTCCCGCACCGACCTCCTGATTCACCAGCGCGTGCACGGTGAGAGCCGGTCCTTTACCTGCACCCAGTGCAGCAAGGCCTTCGGCTCCCGCACCGACCTCATCATGCACCAGCGCAGCCACCGCGACCGCCAGTCCTACTCGTGCGCCGAGTGCGGCCGCGTCTACAGCAACCAGTCCTACCTGGTGGCccaccagcgcatccacaccggGGAGAAGCCGTACAAGTGTGCCGAATGCGGGCGCAGCTTCAGCCACAAGTACCACCTGGGCAGGCACCAGCGGACACATGCAGGGGGCACCCCGCCCATGTactga